From Pelagibacterium flavum:
CGGGACCGCGAACCTCGCCTGCCAGAACGATGCGGTTGGTAGTCGCCAAGGTCTCAAGGGCAACGCGCGAATAGGGGTCTTCGGCGAAGAATGCGTCGACGATGGCGTCGGACACCTGGTCGCAAATCTTGTCGGGATGTCCCTCGGAAACCGATTCCGAGGTAAAGAGATAGGAAGAACTGGCCACGTTAAACCTCATTTCAACTGGCGAGGGCGCACGCGGAAGTGCGCGTGCCCAGGCTCAATCCCGGGCACTTTCGAATTTGCTTTTCGCAGGTTGGGATGCAGAAAGCAAGGGCGATATAAAGAAAGCTTTATATGGATCAGGTCAATCGAGGCGCTTGAGGCGGCGGCGCCAACCCGGCAGTGAAGCCAGCGCACCCAAGATCAGCATGCCGACCAGCGGCCAATGGCGGTATTGTGCAAAAAACGTCGGAGCGATCGGCTTGGCCGGCGTGCCCTTGATGGCACCGACCATGCCTTCTCCCATCATCGCATCGACGCGCCCAAGCGGATCGACAATGGCCGAAATGCCCGAATTTGCTGCCCGGACCATCGATTTCCCCTCTTCGACCGCCCTGACGCGGGCATGATGGAAATGCTGGGCCAGGCCGATCGAGCCGTCGAACCATGCGTCATTGGTGACAACGAGAATGAAATCGGCGTCGGCGACGGGAGCACCAAGGCCGCCGGGAAAAACAATTTCGTAGCAGACGAGCGGCAGGATGGCGGGCGAGCCGGGCAGTTCAAGCAACCTGCGCCCGGCGCCCGCTGCCCAGCCTTGCGACCCCTCCACCAGTTGCGTGACGCCAAACCGGCGCAGGAAATCGCCAAACGGCAGATACTCTCCGAACGGGACGAGATGGGTCTTGTCGTAGGAAGTCACCACCTCCCCCTCGCCGTTGAAGGCAAGAACCGAATTGAACGGCTTGGCGCCGGGCACAATTTCACCATTGGCGCCATAAGGCTGGCGGGGAGCGCCGGTCAGAAGCCAGATATCGTCCGGCAGGGTGCGGGCGATGCGGGCAAGCAGTTCGGGCTCATCGGACAAAAAGAACGGAATGGCCGCCTCGGGCCAGATCAGATGGGTGACGTCACCCAGCCCCTGATCGTCAGGGTTGGTCTGCATGGTGGACAAATCGAGTAGGCGGGTAACAGTCTCCTCGCGCGCAAAGGTCTGCCATTTAACGTCCTGGGGGATGACCGGCTGGACGATGCGCAGCACGACGTCTTCGAAGGGCTCGGTCTGCGTCTCATTGAGGCGAAAATTGCCCCAGGCGATCTGGCCGGCGAGCAAGCCGAAGGCGGCGAACAGGGGAAGGACGCGCGCAATCAGCGAGCGCTCGGCGGCAGGCCAGACCAAAGCCGGAGTGGCCGCAATGAGGATCGCCACAAATGTCAGCCCGTAAACGCCGACGAGGCTGGTGGCCTGCATCATTTCGGGGTTGGCGGTTAGCGTGTAGCCCAAAAGATTGAACGGAAAGCCGGTGAAAAGATAGCCACGCGCCAGTTCCGCCAAGGTCAGTGCGGTCGCCAGCGCAAATATCCGGCCCGGTCCGGCTGACCAGAACAGATGGGCCAAGGCTGTGCCCAGCCCCCAGAACACAGAAAGCAGCAGCGCAAGCCCGGCCACAGCAAGTGGCATGACGACAAGCAGCCACCCGCCGTCAACGAAAAAGGCCGCGCCGATCCAGTGCAGGGCGACAAGGAAATAGCCAAAGCCAAAAGCGAGCCCGATGCGGAACGCGGGGCCCAGCACACTGGCGCGAACCGAGCGTTTGCGCTCGGCGCCGTCCAATGCCCAGACCAGCACCGGCATGGCGAGAAACAAGGCAACGAGAAAGAAGATCGGAGGGGCCGAGGAGCCGGCCAGCGCGCCTGCAACCACCAGCATCAGAATGCGCCGCCACCCGTGGGCGAGCATTGCAAACTCTGCAACAGCGGTCATGGCGGTCCTTGCGCATCGAATCACTTGCTCAGAACCGTGACCGGACGGCCCGGAACGGTCAACTAATGCAAGATATTTGGTGTGCGTACGGAAAGTAAGAATGCCCCGTACGCCTCGCGAACGTACGGGGCGATGAGATTGTGGTGCAAACAACCTCTGCCGGAGGACATCCGGCACTTATGTTGTACTTCAGGAGTTGGAGTTTGTCATTAGGATGACAGTTTTATCATCATTATTGTGATCGAAAAATATGCACGTACAGGCGCCACTCCCGAAGCGCCTGCCTATTATTTGACCAGATTGCGGCGCGCAGAATTCATCTGCTGACGGCTTTGTCCCTCCAGCAGGGCATCGCCTTGCCGACGCCAGCCACTCTCCTGTACCGAAAGGCCCGTGTTTACAGTCCGTTAACCCGGAAGTCCTCCAGCGCGCCCAAATGCTTGGCATGCTTTTTGCGACTCTAGCCAGCGCTGCAACAGCAACTGTCGGAGGACAAAATGACAGACTGGACCAAACGCATTGGGGGCGTGCTCATGGCAGGAGCCTTGAGCGCATCGATGATTTCCATGCCGGCCATGGCGCAGGACGAGGGCCCGATCAAGGTCGGCATCCTGCACTCGCTTTCGGGCACGATGGCGATTTCGGAAACCACGCTCAAAGACGTCATGTTGATGCTCATAGAGCAACAGAACGAAGCCGGTGGCGTGATGGGCCGTCAGCTCGAACCCGTCGTCGTCGATATTGCATCGGACTGGCCGCTGGCTGCCGAGTTGGCGCGCCGGCTGATCGAAGTCGATGAAGTGGACGCCGTCTTTGGCTGCTGGACGTCGGTGTGCCGTAAATCGGTGCTTCCGGTGTTTGAAGAGCTCAACTCGCTGCTGTTCTATCCGGTCCAGTATGAGGGCGAGGAATCCCAGCGTAACGTGTTCTACACCGGCGCTTCACCCAACCAGCAGGCGATTCCCGCCGTCGACTACCTGATGAACGAAGAAGGCGTCGAACGCTGGGTGCTGGCCGGGACCGACTATGTCTATCCCCAGACCACCAACAAAATTCTCGAGCAGTACCTGCTCGACAGTGGCGTGGCGTCTGAAGACATCATGATCAACTACACCCCGTTCGGGCATTCGGACTGGCAGACGATCGTCTCCGACATCGTAGCCTTTGGTTCGGAAGGCAAAAAGACCGCTGTGGTTTCGACCATCAATGGCGATGCCAACGTGCCGTTCTACCGTGAACTGGCCAACCAGGGCGTTGCGGCCGAAGACATTCCGGTCGTCGCATTCTCGGTGGGTGAGGAAGAGCTTTCGGGCTTCGATACCACGCCGCTTGTGGGGCACCTGGCTGCCTGGAACTACTTCATGAGCGTGGAAACGCCCGAAAACGAAGCATTCATTGCCGCTTGGCAGGACTTTATCGGTTCGGAAGACCGCGTGACCAACGATCCGATGGAAGCGCACTATATCGGCTTTAATCTGTGGGTTGATGCCGTTGAAGCGGCGGGAACCACCGACGCCGACGCAGTGATCGAGGCCATTGTCGGGCTCGAAACGCCAAACCTGACCGGCGGCACGGCGACCATGCTGGCCAACCATCACATTACCAAGCCGGTGCTGATCGGTGAAATCCAGGACGACGGTCAGTTCTTCGTGGTCTGGGAAACCGAAGATCTGGTTCCTGGCGACGCATGGTCGGATTACCTGCCCGAATCCGCGGTTCTCGAAGCCGACTGGACCGCTCCGATCAACTGCGGAAACTACAATACCGAGACCGAAACCTGCGGCGGCTCGACCAAGTAAGCCCAGCGCTTGCTATCTCTCCGGGGGCAGTAACGCCCCCGGAGCTTGCGGGCCCGGCTCGCCCCGATTTGTCTTCAGCTCGATTGTGAAAGGGGACGCGGCATGCGCAGTCTCAATCGGCTCACCAGATTCATTTCGGTCCTGTTCCTTGCCGTGCTCGCTTCATTGTCGGCTGGAAGCACCCGGGCACAGACCGTCACCGAAATCGTTCCAGGACTTTACGATGCCAGTCTTGGCGAGTTGCGCGATGCCGTTGCCGCTCTGGTGGCAAGCGGTGAGGATGAGGCGCTGCCGATCCTGCGCGCTCTCGGCAATGGCACGCTCCATGAAGCCGACAATGGCTTCATCTTCATCGAGACCGGACGTGACCAATATGCCGACGCCCTGACGGGCGAGGACGCCGATCTTGAGATCACCGGGGACATGAGCGTCATCAGGATCAACAATTCGCTGCGCCGCGACATTGCCGCAGCGATCGGCGGCATGACGCTGATGAGCGAAAATCCGGCCACGCGCCGGTCGGCGGCGCAGCAAATGATTTCGAGCCCGGATGAGGGCAATCTCGAATTGCTTGAAACCGCCATTGCCGCCGAAGACGATGCCGGGGTGCGCGCCATCATGGAGCAGGCGCGCGCTGCGACGCTTCTGGAAACAGACGTTGAGGGAGATGCGTTCGCGGAGGCTGTCGCCACAATCGCGGCGCGCGGCGACCGTACGGCGCTCTCGATTCTCAGCTCGGCGCGAGGCGGGGCCAGCGAGGCCCAGCTGGCCATTCTCGATGCCGGGCTCGCCCAGATCAACCAGTCTCTGGCCATATGGAGCGTGGGCCAGAACGTCTGGTACGGCATATCGCTGGGCTCGGTTCTGCTCCTGGCCGCCATTGGACTTGCCATCACGTTCGGGGTGATGGGCGTCATCAACATGGCGCATGGCGAGATGGTCATGCTGGGCGCCTATGTCACCTTCGTCGTGCAGGAAATCATCCGCACGACCAGCCCGGGTCTTTTCGACTATTCCCTGACCATCGCGATCCCACTGGCCTTCTTGATTACCGCGATGATCGGCATCGCCATCGAGCGCGGCATCATCCGTTGGCTCTATGGCCGGCCCCTGGAAACGCTTTTGGCCACATGGGGTCTTTCGCTGATCATCCAGCAGGGGGTGCGGACCATTTTCGGGGCCACAAACCGAGATGTGGGCAACCCGTCCTGGATGTCGGGGGCATTCGAGCTGGGCGGACTGGCGATAACCTGGAACCGGATGTGGATCGTGGTGTTTGCGATCGTCGTCTTTGCCCTGCTGTTATTGGTTCTCAACCGCACTCCACTCGGCTTGCAGATGCGGGCGGTGACACAGAACCGGCGCATGGCGTCGGCCATGGGCATCCGAACGCCCTGGGTGGACGCCATGACGTTCGGGCTCGGTTCGGGTGTTGCCGGACTGGCGGGAGTGGCCTTGAGCCAGATCGACAACGTTTCCCCCAATCTGGGGCAGGGTTACATCATCGACAGCTTCATGGTCGTGGTGTTCGGCGGGGTCGGAAATCTGTGGGGGACGCTGGTGGGCGCTTTGACGCTGGGCATCGCCAACAAGTTCCTTGAACCCTATGCCGGGGCCGTCCTGGCCAAGATCCTGATCCTCGTTCTCATCATCCTGTTCATCCAGCGGCGCCCACGAGGCCTGTTCGCGCTCAAGGGAAGGG
This genomic window contains:
- the lnt gene encoding apolipoprotein N-acyltransferase, whose translation is MTAVAEFAMLAHGWRRILMLVVAGALAGSSAPPIFFLVALFLAMPVLVWALDGAERKRSVRASVLGPAFRIGLAFGFGYFLVALHWIGAAFFVDGGWLLVVMPLAVAGLALLLSVFWGLGTALAHLFWSAGPGRIFALATALTLAELARGYLFTGFPFNLLGYTLTANPEMMQATSLVGVYGLTFVAILIAATPALVWPAAERSLIARVLPLFAAFGLLAGQIAWGNFRLNETQTEPFEDVVLRIVQPVIPQDVKWQTFAREETVTRLLDLSTMQTNPDDQGLGDVTHLIWPEAAIPFFLSDEPELLARIARTLPDDIWLLTGAPRQPYGANGEIVPGAKPFNSVLAFNGEGEVVTSYDKTHLVPFGEYLPFGDFLRRFGVTQLVEGSQGWAAGAGRRLLELPGSPAILPLVCYEIVFPGGLGAPVADADFILVVTNDAWFDGSIGLAQHFHHARVRAVEEGKSMVRAANSGISAIVDPLGRVDAMMGEGMVGAIKGTPAKPIAPTFFAQYRHWPLVGMLILGALASLPGWRRRLKRLD
- the urtA gene encoding urea ABC transporter substrate-binding protein, which gives rise to MAGALSASMISMPAMAQDEGPIKVGILHSLSGTMAISETTLKDVMLMLIEQQNEAGGVMGRQLEPVVVDIASDWPLAAELARRLIEVDEVDAVFGCWTSVCRKSVLPVFEELNSLLFYPVQYEGEESQRNVFYTGASPNQQAIPAVDYLMNEEGVERWVLAGTDYVYPQTTNKILEQYLLDSGVASEDIMINYTPFGHSDWQTIVSDIVAFGSEGKKTAVVSTINGDANVPFYRELANQGVAAEDIPVVAFSVGEEELSGFDTTPLVGHLAAWNYFMSVETPENEAFIAAWQDFIGSEDRVTNDPMEAHYIGFNLWVDAVEAAGTTDADAVIEAIVGLETPNLTGGTATMLANHHITKPVLIGEIQDDGQFFVVWETEDLVPGDAWSDYLPESAVLEADWTAPINCGNYNTETETCGGSTK
- the urtB gene encoding urea ABC transporter permease subunit UrtB, producing the protein MRSLNRLTRFISVLFLAVLASLSAGSTRAQTVTEIVPGLYDASLGELRDAVAALVASGEDEALPILRALGNGTLHEADNGFIFIETGRDQYADALTGEDADLEITGDMSVIRINNSLRRDIAAAIGGMTLMSENPATRRSAAQQMISSPDEGNLELLETAIAAEDDAGVRAIMEQARAATLLETDVEGDAFAEAVATIAARGDRTALSILSSARGGASEAQLAILDAGLAQINQSLAIWSVGQNVWYGISLGSVLLLAAIGLAITFGVMGVINMAHGEMVMLGAYVTFVVQEIIRTTSPGLFDYSLTIAIPLAFLITAMIGIAIERGIIRWLYGRPLETLLATWGLSLIIQQGVRTIFGATNRDVGNPSWMSGAFELGGLAITWNRMWIVVFAIVVFALLLLVLNRTPLGLQMRAVTQNRRMASAMGIRTPWVDAMTFGLGSGVAGLAGVALSQIDNVSPNLGQGYIIDSFMVVVFGGVGNLWGTLVGALTLGIANKFLEPYAGAVLAKILILVLIILFIQRRPRGLFALKGRAVEA